One Hordeum vulgare subsp. vulgare chromosome 4H, MorexV3_pseudomolecules_assembly, whole genome shotgun sequence DNA window includes the following coding sequences:
- the LOC123446691 gene encoding uncharacterized protein LOC123446691 — MVGNHGAMGGQVYPPPAPAMVPQPQPHGQVAANNWVGNDANTLLVVSTLITTLTYQLGCSVPGGYWQDTMPLGSADGKQKPHEAGDPIMRDLHWQRYWVFMAASWMGFLGSMMMTLSLLVRMPVDSRQVRWSFAVAYSSLVLTFNVSQSKTHLSIDIIIWAVTVVFLWIMISVRPDHRARIFRFFCCVREN; from the exons ATGGTGGGGAACCACGGAGCGATGGGCGGCCAGGTATAcccgccgccggcgccggcgatgGTGCCGCAGCCGCAGCCGCACGGGCAGGTGGCCGCGAACAACTGGGTGGGCAACGACGCCAACACGCTGCTGGTGGTGTCGACGCTGATCACCACGCTCACGTACCAGCTCGGGTGCAGCGTCCCCGGCGGGTACTGGCAGGACACGATGCCGCTGGGGTCGGCGGACGGCAAGCAGAAGCCGCACGAGGCCGGGGACCCCATCATGCGCGACCTGCACTGGCAAAG GTACTGGGTGTTCATGGCGGCGAGCTGGATGGGGTTCCTGGGGTCCATGATGATGACGCTGAGCCTGCTGGTGCGCATGCCGGTGGACTCGCGCCAGGTCCGGTGGTCCTTCGCCGTCGCCTACTCCAGCTTGGTGCTCACCTTCAACGTGTCGCAGTCCAAGACGCACCTGTCAATCGACATCATCATCTGGGCGGTCACCGTCGTCTTCCTGTGGATCATGATCAGCGTCCGCCCTGACCACCGGGCGCGTATCTTCCGTTTCTTCTGCTGCGTCCGCGAGAACTGA